One stretch of Halichoerus grypus chromosome 10, mHalGry1.hap1.1, whole genome shotgun sequence DNA includes these proteins:
- the POLE4 gene encoding DNA polymerase epsilon subunit 4 isoform X3 — translation MAAAAAAGSGTPREEEGPSGETAAPQPQAPTSAPGARLSRLPLARVKALVKADPDVTLAGQEAIFILARAAELFVETIAKDAYCCAQQGKRKTLQRRDLDNAIEAVDEFAFLEVP, via the exons atggcggcggcggcggcggctggaaGCGGGACGCcccgggaggaggaggggcccagTGGGGAGACCGCTGCTCCGCAGCCCCAAGCCCCGACGAGTGCGCCCGGGGCTCGTCTCTCGAGGCTGCCTTTAGCGCGAGTGAAGGCTTTGGTGAAGGCGGACCCCGACGTGACCCTCGCGGGACAGGAAGCCATCTTCATTCTGGCACGAGCCGCG GAACTGTTTGTGGAGACCATTGCAAAAGATGCCTACTGCTGTGCTCaacaaggaaagaggaaaaccCTCCAGAGGAGAGATTTGG ATAATGCAATAGAAGCTGTGGATGAATTTGCTTTTCTGGAAG
- the POLE4 gene encoding DNA polymerase epsilon subunit 4 isoform X1 → MAAAAAAGSGTPREEEGPSGETAAPQPQAPTSAPGARLSRLPLARVKALVKADPDVTLAGQEAIFILARAAELFVETIAKDAYCCAQQGKRKTLQRRDLDNAIEAVDEFAFLEVNVTRGFPMI, encoded by the exons atggcggcggcggcggcggctggaaGCGGGACGCcccgggaggaggaggggcccagTGGGGAGACCGCTGCTCCGCAGCCCCAAGCCCCGACGAGTGCGCCCGGGGCTCGTCTCTCGAGGCTGCCTTTAGCGCGAGTGAAGGCTTTGGTGAAGGCGGACCCCGACGTGACCCTCGCGGGACAGGAAGCCATCTTCATTCTGGCACGAGCCGCG GAACTGTTTGTGGAGACCATTGCAAAAGATGCCTACTGCTGTGCTCaacaaggaaagaggaaaaccCTCCAGAGGAGAGATTTGG ATAATGCAATAGAAGCTGTGGATGAATTTGCTTTTCTGGAAG
- the POLE4 gene encoding DNA polymerase epsilon subunit 4 isoform X2, translating to MAAAAAAGSGTPREEEGPSGETAAPQPQAPTSAPGARLSRLPLARVKALVKADPDVTLAGQEAIFILARAAELFVETIAKDAYCCAQQGKRKTLQRRDLDNAIEAVDEFAFLEGTLD from the exons atggcggcggcggcggcggctggaaGCGGGACGCcccgggaggaggaggggcccagTGGGGAGACCGCTGCTCCGCAGCCCCAAGCCCCGACGAGTGCGCCCGGGGCTCGTCTCTCGAGGCTGCCTTTAGCGCGAGTGAAGGCTTTGGTGAAGGCGGACCCCGACGTGACCCTCGCGGGACAGGAAGCCATCTTCATTCTGGCACGAGCCGCG GAACTGTTTGTGGAGACCATTGCAAAAGATGCCTACTGCTGTGCTCaacaaggaaagaggaaaaccCTCCAGAGGAGAGATTTGG ATAATGCAATAGAAGCTGTGGATGAATTTGCTTTTCTGGAAG
- the POLE4 gene encoding DNA polymerase epsilon subunit 4 isoform X4, which produces MAAAAAAGSGTPREEEGPSGETAAPQPQAPTSAPGARLSRLPLARVKALVKADPDVTLAGQEAIFILARAAELFVETIAKDAYCCAQQGKRKTLQRRDLGRMSLWYSIMQ; this is translated from the exons atggcggcggcggcggcggctggaaGCGGGACGCcccgggaggaggaggggcccagTGGGGAGACCGCTGCTCCGCAGCCCCAAGCCCCGACGAGTGCGCCCGGGGCTCGTCTCTCGAGGCTGCCTTTAGCGCGAGTGAAGGCTTTGGTGAAGGCGGACCCCGACGTGACCCTCGCGGGACAGGAAGCCATCTTCATTCTGGCACGAGCCGCG GAACTGTTTGTGGAGACCATTGCAAAAGATGCCTACTGCTGTGCTCaacaaggaaagaggaaaaccCTCCAGAGGAGAGATTTGGGTAGAATGTCACTGTGGTATTCG ATAATGCAATAG